The proteins below are encoded in one region of Pomacea canaliculata isolate SZHN2017 linkage group LG7, ASM307304v1, whole genome shotgun sequence:
- the LOC112569032 gene encoding C-type lectin domain family 4 member M-like, translating into MNSVVLTAFAFLLLHECSGQTCPNDWTYYEGSCYLFVNDNTNWYNSKTICETLRSHLVEVTSAAENNFVTNIVKLHRVENIWSGLQDFAEDGNFVWSSSLQPPDYTHWHANEPNDSGGREDCVEYWRVERPTM; encoded by the exons ATGAATTCTGTCGTTTTAACGGCTTTTGCGTTTCTACTTTTACATGAATGCAGCG GTCAGACCTGCCCCAATGACTGGACTTACTATGAAGGGTCGTGTTACCTCTTTGTGAATGACAACACCAACTGGTATAACTCCAAG ACCATCTGTGAAACTCTTCGTTCCCACCTGGTGGAAGTGACTTCTGCTGCAGAAAACAACTTCGTCACCAACATTGTGAAACTACACAGAG TTGAAAACATTTGGTCAGGCCTGCAGGACTTTGCAGAGGATGGTAACTTTGTGTGGTCGTCATCACTACAGCCACCTGATTACACCCACTGGCATGCAAATGAGCCTAATGACTCCGGAGGTAGAGAAGACTGTGTAGAGTACTGGCGAGTGGAACGACCGACCATGTGA
- the LOC112569030 gene encoding C-type lectin domain family 4 member M-like, whose amino-acid sequence MNSVVLTAFAFLLLRECSGQYCRSLWTYYEGSCYIFVNENSNWHDSKSICETLRSHLVEVTSAAENNFVANIVKLHRVTSVWTGLQDFEEDGLFVFSSSLLPLQPTDYSHWQARQPDDGRGGEDCVEIYSSGEWNDNDCDDSRSYPLCEQLSAEEPVG is encoded by the exons ATGAATTCTGTCGTGTTGACGGCTTTTGCTTTTCTACTTTTACGAGAATGTAGCG GTCAGTATTGCCGAAGTCTCTGGACTTACTATGAAGGGTCGTGTTACATCTTTGTGAATGAGAACAGCAACTGGCATGACTCCAAG TCCATCTGTGAAACTCTTCGTTCCCACCTGGTGGAAGTGACTTCTGCTGCAGAAAACAACTTCGTAGCCAACATTGTGAAACTACACAGAG tCACAAGCGTCTGGACTGGCCTGCAGGACTTTGAAGAGGATGGACTCTTTGTCTTCTCGTCATCACTACTCCCACTACAGCCCACTGACTACAGCCACTGGCAGGCCAGACAGCCAGACGATGGTCGCGGTGGTGAAGACTGTGTAGAGATTTACAGTTCTGGCGAGTGGAACGACAATGACTGTGATGACTCTAGGAGCTACCCCTTGTGTGAGCAGCT CTCTGCTGAGGAGCCAGTTGGGTGA
- the LOC112569031 gene encoding C-type lectin domain family 4 member M-like yields the protein MYPFALTAFAFLLLHECSGQFCPDDWTYFEGSCYLYVNEYSNWHDSKSICESLRSHLVEVTSDAENNFVANMVRLHKVNNIWAGMQDFAQDGHFVWLSSLQPPVYTHWIPGQPDDAFGGEDCLEILPTGLWNDRECDDYRSYPLCEQPSAEEPVG from the exons ATGTATCCTTTCGCTTTAACGGCTTTTGCGTTTCTACTTTTACATGAATGCAGTG GTCAGTTTTGCCCCGACGACTGGACCTACTTTGAAGGGTCGTGTTACCTCTATGTGAATGAGTACAGCAACTGGCATGACTCCAAG TCCATCTGTGAAAGTCTTCGTTCCCACCTGGTGGAAGTGACTTCTGATGCAGAAAACAACTTCGTGGCCAACATGGTGCGACTGCACAAAG TCAACAACATCTGGGCTGGCATGCAGGACTTTGCACAGGATGGTCACTTTGTCTGGCTGTCATCACTACAGCCACCCGTCTACACCCACTGGATACCCGGACAGCCTGACGATGCTTTTGGTGGCGAAGACTGTTTAGAAATTTTACCTACTGGCCTGTGGAACGACCGGGAGTGTGACGACTACAGGAGCTACCCCTTGTGTGAACAGCC